A single window of Haliotis asinina isolate JCU_RB_2024 chromosome 5, JCU_Hal_asi_v2, whole genome shotgun sequence DNA harbors:
- the LOC137285102 gene encoding uncharacterized protein isoform X2: protein MEEGVCGFCRRKDAEDVCGMLHSEITDEGWIVAHHKCMQYSALLTQYKFNHFGGFKIDKVMDEYRRGKQTKCYICGKGGKKKKKGPRGATAGCAVRSCRRSFHYYCAKMSPDVVTKRLVVHIKSKGEKTVLYRVFCCKEHEDQYRRNLKHYLSSTPTNNNNSDDASDFEGDPEDDKDYREFDYDALSQATNTTFVQISDTESPVKCRTREKHVLDESGDKLMFSSGSNDIDSISDNNHNNNGALSDDIITPQQKRKSDNMLVNSTSVKKSKTGSINGNLPELSIDCVKIDALESKKDQTVKMPSSSVGKKGLSLKKNGGKKLIVKITNHGSKDKLKAKQAKDDRMLDHNGDHKGDQNMSSEETSTTDASSVTSRDVYAICIVGETKSTLKIRQQLEKQVSKKLDVKTSNIFIWQDLDHAPSLTKQSMVCFIQDLTERFLKQDVPEVTRLMFDSKYLEGKDKKLYQVQGGFLQRLNNQDIINQTQELAWSNITIQISKMGHIGGVFKPDGKRTLVLLLNDFIDKDGNMRKKLGVLSDREHPDMVTWTPATVVTKTINEDTQKRRLEVETIVRWLWEMYENVGHVFVHPQEDILTLQSEEMYGINDIIEHLQSSKSETSHHTTVMVIKQIDTTVVNFQAYCRKAFHKLLPSCLKTGAGLAVLMDIRSLSSANLHQQIGEVFVDEEGRNVPVTIRSVFDPSSIPVSFVVIEVDADELKSVM from the exons ATGGAGGAAGGTGTGTGTGGTTTCTGTCGGCGCAAGGATGCTGAAGACGTATGCGGGATGCTGCACTCTGAAATAACAGATGAAGGGTGGATTGTTGCTCACCACAAGTGTATG caatattctgccCTTCTGACGCAGTATAAATTCAACCACTTTGGAGGCTTCAAGATCGACAAAGTTATGGATGAATACAGACGTGGGAAGCAGACT aaatgttatatttgtggCAAAGGCggcaagaaaaagaagaaggGTCCTCGTGGAGCCACAGCAGGATGTGCCGTACGGTCCTGTAGACGTTCCTTCCATTACTACTGTGCCAAAATGTCTCCCGATGTTGTCACAAAGAGGCTAGTTGTTCATATCAAGTCTAAAGGGGAGAAAACTGTGCTCTACAG aGTGTTCTGCTGTAAAGAACATGAAGATCAATACAGGAGAAATTTGAAACATT ACCTTTCTTCTACACCCACCAACAACAATAACAGCGATGATGCCAGTGATTTTGAAGGGGATCCTGAAGATGATAAAGATTACCGAGAGTTTGACTATGATGCACTTTCTCAAGCCACAAATACAACCTTCGTTCAGATCAGTGACACTGAGTCACCAGTCAAATGTCGCACAAGAGAAAAACACGTCCTAGATGAATCAGGGGACAAGTTGATGTTCTCATCGGGTAGTAATGACATTGACAGCATCAGCGAtaacaaccacaacaacaatGGAGCCCTGTCAGATGACATCATAACACCAcaacagaaaagaaaaagtgACAATATGCTGGTCAACTCTACGTCTGTCAAGAAGTCAAAAACAGGTTCTATAAATGGCAATCTACCTGAACTGTCTATTGATTGTGTTAAGATTGATGCCCTAGAGTCAAAAAAAGATCAAACGGTAAAAATGCCAAGTTCATCAGTTGGAAAAAAAGGTTTAAGTTTGAAGAAAAACGGTGGAAAGAAGTTGATAGTGAAAATAACCAACCATGGCAGTAAAGACAAACTTAAGGCCAAGCAGGCTAAAGATGATCGCATGTTGGACCACAATGGAGATCACAAGGGAGATCAGAATATGAGCAGCGAGGAGACTTCTACAACAGATGCTTCCAGTGTGACCAGTCGGGATG TTTATGCCATATGCATTGTTGGGGAGACAAAGTCAACCTTGAAGATACGGCAGCAACTTGAgaaacaagtcagcaagaaGTTGGACGTTAAGACCAGCAACATCTTCATTTGGCAGGACCTGGACCATGCTCCTTCACTCACAAAACAGAGCATGGTCTGTTTCATTCAAGACTTGACAGAGCGATTTTT AAAGCAGGATGTCCCTGAGGTGACGCGGTTGATGTTTGATAGCAAGTACCTGGAGGGAAAGGACAAGAAGCTGTACCAAGTGCAGGGAGGCTTCCTGCAACGCCTGAACAACCAGGACATCATCAACCAAACTCAGGAGCTAGCCTGGTCCAATATCACAATCCAGATATCCAAAATGGGGCACATCGGAGGTGTCTTTAAACCTGATGGCAAGAGAACTCTCGTGCTACTGCTGAATGACTTCATTGATAAGGATGGGAATATGCGCAAGAAACTGGGTGTTCTGTCAGATCGGGAACATCCGGACATGGTGACATGGACACCTGCTACTGTGGTTACCAAAACAATCAATGAAGACACACAAAAGCGAAGACTTGAGGTGGAAACAATTGTGCGATGGTTGTGGGAGATGTATGAAAATGTTGGGCATGTATTTGTTCATCCCCAGGAAGATATTCTGACCCTGCAGTCAGAAGAGATGTATGGTATCAATGACATAATCGAACATTTACAGTCATCCAAATCAGAGACTTCACATCATACTACTGTTATGGTGATCAAGCAGATTGACACCACTGTGGTCAACTTCCAGGCATATTGTCGGAAAGCCTTCCATAAACTTCTGCCGTCGTGTCTGAAAACAGGAGCTGGTCTTGCAGTCCTTATGGATATACGCTCACTCTCCAGTGCAAACCTACATCAGCAGATTGGCGAAGTGTTTGTAGATGAGGAAGGAAGAAATGTTCCAGTGACTATAAGAAGTGTCTTTGACCCATCGTCCATCCCAGTGTCATTTGTTGTGATTGAAGTTGACGCAGATGAGCTGAAG AGCGTCATGTAG
- the LOC137283990 gene encoding uncharacterized protein has protein sequence MDSVTALKVCCGIALMVWCPRCASASHDFSYYMEDVCGHTVSFSSEEANEFLFSLTRDESSFAANMYCPVEIVADRGFQIMFKFTRLDFSSSSHYLSLYSHAVGWSYGIDTYINDLLHRPVSVTPSNKGILIFRSGTARLSGGMSVTVTQFKQATQLTISDSKCDDGYFHCENDRCISDDLVCNTRDNCGDVSDEWDDCSLLPWWIYFLIAFGVIFTLCGITTCVCISCKKKICFQAERPSVAVDQRQQISTMHTSQAIQYSSRQMGTSQATQNSSMQMGVSSQMTHYQPGISSPYNNQQMNPHQVPPHSPMQMGVSYPVPSVPMTMPVSSPVFIPHSPSQDPPAYSSLPMNPSAPPLQTIKEDKSGPLPQ, from the exons ATGGACTCTGTGACTGCCTTGAAAGTGTGCTGTGGCATAGCACTAATGGTTTGGTGCCCTCGGTGTGCGTCCGCGTCACATGATTTTTCTT aTTACATGGAGGATGTCTGCGGTCACACCGTCTCTTTTAGTTCAGAGGAGGCAAATGAGTTTTTGTTTAGCCTCACCAGAGATGAGAGCAGTTTTGCTGCCAACATGTACTGTCCAGTAGAAATAGTGGCAGACAGAGGCTTCCAGATAATGTTCAAATTCACACGGCTTGACTTTTCATCCTCTtcacattatttgtcattatacaGCCATGCCGTAGGTTGGAGTTATG GTATAGATACGTACATAAATGACCTCTTGCACAGGCCAGTATCTGTAACCCCAAGCAACAAAGGCATCCTAATATTTAGGAGTGGAACAGCCCGTCTATCTGGGGGAATGTCTGTTACAGTCACGCAGTTCAAACAGG caacccagcttaCAATTTCCGATTCCAAATGTGACGATGGCTATTTCCACTGCGAGAATGATCGCTGTATCAGTGATGACCTGGTGTGTAACACACGTGACAACTGTGGAGATGTGTCAGATGAGTGGGATGACTGCTCTCTTCTGCCTTGGTGGATCTACTTCTTGATCGCCTTCGGTGTGATTTTCACACTCTGTGGAATTACCACTTGTGTCTGCATATCGTGTAAGAAAAAG ATTTGTTTTCAGGCAGAAAGACCTTCAGTAGCTGTTGATCAACGCCAGCAGATAAGCACT ATGCACACATCCCAAGCCATACAATATAGCTCAAGGCAAATGGGCACTTCCCAAGCCACACAAAATAGCTCAATGCAGATGGGTGTGTCCTCCCAAATGACTCACTACCAACCGGGAATCTCTTCGCCCTACAACAATCAACAAATGAACCCTCATCAGGTGCCTCCCCACAGTCCAATGCAGATGGGTGTATCCTACCCAGTACCCAGTGTGCCCATGACAATGCCAGTGTCTTCACCTGTATTCATTCCCCACAGCCCTTCTCAAGATCCCCCAGCTTACAGCAGTCTGCCAATGAACCCATCCGCACCACCATTACAGACTATCAAAGAGGATAAATCAGGACCTCTTCCACAGTGA
- the LOC137285102 gene encoding uncharacterized protein isoform X1: MEEGVCGFCRRKDAEDVCGMLHSEITDEGWIVAHHKCMQYSALLTQYKFNHFGGFKIDKVMDEYRRGKQTKCYICGKGGKKKKKGPRGATAGCAVRSCRRSFHYYCAKMSPDVVTKRLVVHIKSKGEKTVLYRVFCCKEHEDQYRRNLKHYLSSTPTNNNNSDDASDFEGDPEDDKDYREFDYDALSQATNTTFVQISDTESPVKCRTREKHVLDESGDKLMFSSGSNDIDSISDNNHNNNGALSDDIITPQQKRKSDNMLVNSTSVKKSKTGSINGNLPELSIDCVKIDALESKKDQTVKMPSSSVGKKGLSLKKNGGKKLIVKITNHGSKDKLKAKQAKDDRMLDHNGDHKGDQNMSSEETSTTDASSVTSRDVYAICIVGETKSTLKIRQQLEKQVSKKLDVKTSNIFIWQDLDHAPSLTKQSMVCFIQDLTERFLKQDVPEVTRLMFDSKYLEGKDKKLYQVQGGFLQRLNNQDIINQTQELAWSNITIQISKMGHIGGVFKPDGKRTLVLLLNDFIDKDGNMRKKLGVLSDREHPDMVTWTPATVVTKTINEDTQKRRLEVETIVRWLWEMYENVGHVFVHPQEDILTLQSEEMYGINDIIEHLQSSKSETSHHTTVMVIKQIDTTVVNFQAYCRKAFHKLLPSCLKTGAGLAVLMDIRSLSSANLHQQIGEVFVDEEGRNVPVTIRSVFDPSSIPVSFVVIEVDADELKVQKRHVATPAKQSPKRSQYPKDLQKPTTSGVKRKSLKTRK, encoded by the exons ATGGAGGAAGGTGTGTGTGGTTTCTGTCGGCGCAAGGATGCTGAAGACGTATGCGGGATGCTGCACTCTGAAATAACAGATGAAGGGTGGATTGTTGCTCACCACAAGTGTATG caatattctgccCTTCTGACGCAGTATAAATTCAACCACTTTGGAGGCTTCAAGATCGACAAAGTTATGGATGAATACAGACGTGGGAAGCAGACT aaatgttatatttgtggCAAAGGCggcaagaaaaagaagaaggGTCCTCGTGGAGCCACAGCAGGATGTGCCGTACGGTCCTGTAGACGTTCCTTCCATTACTACTGTGCCAAAATGTCTCCCGATGTTGTCACAAAGAGGCTAGTTGTTCATATCAAGTCTAAAGGGGAGAAAACTGTGCTCTACAG aGTGTTCTGCTGTAAAGAACATGAAGATCAATACAGGAGAAATTTGAAACATT ACCTTTCTTCTACACCCACCAACAACAATAACAGCGATGATGCCAGTGATTTTGAAGGGGATCCTGAAGATGATAAAGATTACCGAGAGTTTGACTATGATGCACTTTCTCAAGCCACAAATACAACCTTCGTTCAGATCAGTGACACTGAGTCACCAGTCAAATGTCGCACAAGAGAAAAACACGTCCTAGATGAATCAGGGGACAAGTTGATGTTCTCATCGGGTAGTAATGACATTGACAGCATCAGCGAtaacaaccacaacaacaatGGAGCCCTGTCAGATGACATCATAACACCAcaacagaaaagaaaaagtgACAATATGCTGGTCAACTCTACGTCTGTCAAGAAGTCAAAAACAGGTTCTATAAATGGCAATCTACCTGAACTGTCTATTGATTGTGTTAAGATTGATGCCCTAGAGTCAAAAAAAGATCAAACGGTAAAAATGCCAAGTTCATCAGTTGGAAAAAAAGGTTTAAGTTTGAAGAAAAACGGTGGAAAGAAGTTGATAGTGAAAATAACCAACCATGGCAGTAAAGACAAACTTAAGGCCAAGCAGGCTAAAGATGATCGCATGTTGGACCACAATGGAGATCACAAGGGAGATCAGAATATGAGCAGCGAGGAGACTTCTACAACAGATGCTTCCAGTGTGACCAGTCGGGATG TTTATGCCATATGCATTGTTGGGGAGACAAAGTCAACCTTGAAGATACGGCAGCAACTTGAgaaacaagtcagcaagaaGTTGGACGTTAAGACCAGCAACATCTTCATTTGGCAGGACCTGGACCATGCTCCTTCACTCACAAAACAGAGCATGGTCTGTTTCATTCAAGACTTGACAGAGCGATTTTT AAAGCAGGATGTCCCTGAGGTGACGCGGTTGATGTTTGATAGCAAGTACCTGGAGGGAAAGGACAAGAAGCTGTACCAAGTGCAGGGAGGCTTCCTGCAACGCCTGAACAACCAGGACATCATCAACCAAACTCAGGAGCTAGCCTGGTCCAATATCACAATCCAGATATCCAAAATGGGGCACATCGGAGGTGTCTTTAAACCTGATGGCAAGAGAACTCTCGTGCTACTGCTGAATGACTTCATTGATAAGGATGGGAATATGCGCAAGAAACTGGGTGTTCTGTCAGATCGGGAACATCCGGACATGGTGACATGGACACCTGCTACTGTGGTTACCAAAACAATCAATGAAGACACACAAAAGCGAAGACTTGAGGTGGAAACAATTGTGCGATGGTTGTGGGAGATGTATGAAAATGTTGGGCATGTATTTGTTCATCCCCAGGAAGATATTCTGACCCTGCAGTCAGAAGAGATGTATGGTATCAATGACATAATCGAACATTTACAGTCATCCAAATCAGAGACTTCACATCATACTACTGTTATGGTGATCAAGCAGATTGACACCACTGTGGTCAACTTCCAGGCATATTGTCGGAAAGCCTTCCATAAACTTCTGCCGTCGTGTCTGAAAACAGGAGCTGGTCTTGCAGTCCTTATGGATATACGCTCACTCTCCAGTGCAAACCTACATCAGCAGATTGGCGAAGTGTTTGTAGATGAGGAAGGAAGAAATGTTCCAGTGACTATAAGAAGTGTCTTTGACCCATCGTCCATCCCAGTGTCATTTGTTGTGATTGAAGTTGACGCAGATGAGCTGAAGGTACAAA AGCGTCATGTAGCTACTCCTGCAAAGCAGTCCCCAAAACGAAGTCAGTACCCAAAGGACCTGCAGAAACCTACAACGTCCGGTGTCAAACGCAAGTCCCTAAAGACTAGGAAATAA